One segment of Carcharodon carcharias isolate sCarCar2 chromosome 16, sCarCar2.pri, whole genome shotgun sequence DNA contains the following:
- the barhl2 gene encoding barH-like 2 homeobox protein gives MEGSSGSSFGIDTILSNSSSSPVLANGDFRHSDSRTSDFRNQATPSPSSEIDTVGTAPPLSPISMEHQERHLAADNLHQHQQQSLQQPQQQQQLAAGSSGPRTSTSSFLIKDILGDSKPLAACAPYSTSVSSPHTPKPEAEPFRQKTEPEEIKNRDKLDKRDDSQSDIKCNGTKEEGDREITSSRESPPVRAKKPRKARTAFSDHQLNQLERSFERQKYLSVQDRMDLAAALNLTDTQVKTWYQNRRTKWKRQTAVGLELLAEAGNYSALQRMFPSPYFYHPSLLTNMDTTAAAAMYMYRTPPPHPGLQRPLVPRVLIHGLGPAGQPALNPLPNPIPGTPHPR, from the exons ATGGAAGGATCCAGCGGGTCTAGCTTTGGAATAGACACTATTTTGTCTAACAGTTCCAGCAGCCCGGTGCTGGCGAACGGTGATTTTcggcacagtgacagcaggacTTCAGATTTCAGAAACCAGGCCACCCCCTCCCCGAGCTCGGAGATAGACACGGTGGGGACCGCTCCCCCCCTATCGCCGATCTCCATGGAGCACCAGGAGCGGCATCTCGCTGCGGACAACCTTCATCAACATCAGCAGCAAAGTTTGCAGcaaccccagcagcagcagcaactggcaGCCGGCAGCTCTGGCCCCAGGACTTCCACCTCCTCTTTTTTAATCAAAGACATTTTGGGCGATAGCAAACCGCTGGCAGCCTGCGCCCCTTACAGCACCAGCGTCtcttcaccccacacccccaaaccagaGGCTGAACCCTTCAGGCAAAAGACGGAACCCGAAGAGATTAAAAACCGGGACAAGCTCGACAAACGAGATGACTCTCAAAGCGACATCAAGTGTAACG GGACAAAAGAGGAAGGCGACCGCGAAATAACGAGTAGCCGGGAAAGTCCGCCCGTCCGGGCGAAGAAGCCTCGGAAGGCGAGAACGGCCTTCTCCGACCATCAGCTGAACCAGCTGGAGCGCAGCTTCGAGCGTCAGAAATACCTGAGTGTCCAAGACCGCATGGACTTGGCTGCGGCTCTCAACCTGACAGACACCCAGGTCAAAACCTGGTATCAGAACAGGAG GACGAAGTGGAAGAGGCAAACTGCTGTCGGGCTGGAGCTACTGGCCGAGGCCGGAAATTACTCCGCTTTGCAGAGAATGTTCCCATCTCCCTATTTCTACCACCCGAGCCTGCTAACTAACATGGACACGACGGCGGCGGCGGCCATGTATATGTACCGGACTCCACCGCCTCATCCCGGACTGCAGCGGCCGCTCGTCCCCAGggtcctcatccacgggctgggcCCGGCAGGACAGCCAGCGCTCAATCCCCTGCCCAACCCTATCCCCGGAACACCACACCCCCGGTGA